One Mangifera indica cultivar Alphonso chromosome 4, CATAS_Mindica_2.1, whole genome shotgun sequence genomic region harbors:
- the LOC123214960 gene encoding thiamine biosynthetic bifunctional enzyme TH1, chloroplastic: MAVSGVLSHVSFYNYKFSCSRFRTRTFVAMQGEDSGGDSKMKFPHVLTVAGSDSGAGAGIQADLKACAARGVYCSTVLTAVTAQNTVGVQGVNIVPEDFVAAQLKSVLSDMQVDVVKTGMLPSTDLVKVLRQSLREFPVRALVVDPVMVSTSGDVLAGPSIVSGFREDLLPMADIVTPNVKEASALLGMQVATVADMRSAAKLLHNLGSRNVLVKGGDLHDSSDAIDIFFDGKDFYELCSSRVNTRNTHGTGCSLASCIAAELAKGSPMLLAVKVAKRYIETALVYSKDLVIGNGPQGPFDHLLRLKSTSCRREAFNPSDLFLYAVTDSRMNKRWGRSITDAVKAAIEGGATIIQLREKDADTGDFLEATRACLKICCPHGVPLVINDRIDIALASDADGVHVGQSDMPARVARTLLGPEKIIGVSCKTPQQAQQAWIDGADYIGCGGVYPTNTKANNLTVGLDGLKTVCLSSKLPVVAIGGIGISNASDVMRLGVPNLKGVAVVSALFDRECIITETKKLHAVLTDTK, encoded by the exons ATGGCCGTCTCTGGCGTCCTCTCTCACGTCTCCTTCTACAACTACAAG TTTTCCTGCTCGAGATTCAGAACGCGAACTTTTGTTGCAATGCAAGGAGAAGATAGTGGTGGCGATTCTAAGATGAAATTTCCACACGTCTTGACTGTCGCCGGCTCCGATTCCGGTGCCGGCGCCGGAATTCAAGCCGATCTAAAAGCTTGCGCGGCACGTGGCGTTTATTGTTCCACTGTGTTAACTGCAGTGACCGCTCAGAACACCGTTGGAGTTCAG GGTGTAAATATTGTGCCTGAAGATTTTGTTGCAGCGCAGTTGAAGTCTGTTCTTTCTGATATGCAAGTCGACGTG GTTAAAACAGGTATGCTGCCTTCAACTGACCTAGTCAAGGTTCTCCGTCAAAGTCTTAGAGAGTTCCCAGTTCGAG CTTTAGTTGTTGATCCTGTCATGGTATCTACCAGTGGAGATGTGCTTGCTGGCCCTTCCATTGTCTCTGGGTTTCG AGAGGATCTTCTTCCTATGGCTGACATAGTGACCCCAAATGTAAAAGAGGCATCTGCTTTACTTGGCATGCAAGTCGCAACAGTTGCTGACATGAGATCTGCTGCAAAGTTATTACATAATTTGGGCTCAAG AAATGTGCTTGTCAAAGGTGGTGACcttcatgattcatcagatgcCATTGATATTTTCTTTGATG GAAAGGACTTTTATGAGTTGTGTTCATCCCGTGTGAATACACGTAATACTCATGGTACTGGTTGCAGTTTAGCCTCCTGTATAGCAGCTGAACTAGCCAAAGGTTCTCCGATGCTCTTAGCTGTTAAG GTGGCTAAACGCTACATCGAAACTGCCTTGGTTTACAGCAAAGACCTTGTTATTGGAAATGGACCTCAAGGGCCCTTTGATCATCTTTTGAGGCTTAAGAGTACATCTTGCAGGCGAGAAGCGTTTAATCCTAGTGACTTATTTTTGTATGCTGTTACAGATTCAAGGATGAACAAAAGGTGGGGCCGTTCAATAACAGATGCTGTTAAAGCTGCCATAGAAGGAGGTGCCACCATTATTCAATTGAG AGAAAAAGATGCTGACACAGGGGATTTTCTGGAAGCAACCCGAGcatgtttaaaaatttgttgtccCCATGGAGTACCTCTAGTGATAAATGACCGTATTGATATTGCCCTTGCTAGTGATGCTGATGGTGTGCATGTAGGTCAGTCTGACATGCCTGCTCGTGTTGCCCGCACTCTACTTGGCCCTGAAAAGATCATCGGTGTATCATGCAAAACACCACAGCAAGCCCAACAAGCTTGGATTGATGGCGCCGATTACATTGGTTGTGGCGGAGTATACCCAACTAATACCAAAGCAAATAATCTCACCGTAGGTTTGGATGGATTAAAAACTGTCTGCTTGTCTTCCAAGTTACCCGTGGTTGCAATTGGGGGCATCGGTATTTCAAATGCATCCGATGTGATGAGACTGGGTGTACCAAATCTGAAAGGTGTTGCAGTTGTTTCAGCTCTTTTTGACAGGGAATGTATTATCACAGAGACCAAGAAGTTACATGCTGTGCTAACAGACACGAAATGA
- the LOC123214141 gene encoding serine/threonine-protein kinase SRK2A produces the protein MEKYELVKDIGSGNFGVARLMRNKNTKELVAMKYIERGRKIDENVAREIINHRSLRHPNIIRFKEVVLTRTHLAIVMEYAAGGELFERICNAGRFSEDEARYFFQQLISGVSYCHSMQICHRDLKLENTLLDGSPAPRLKICDFGYSKSSLLHSRPKSTVGTPAYIAPEVLSRREYDGKLADVWSCGVTLYVMLVGAYPFEDQRDPRNFRKTINKIMAVQYKIPDYVHISQDCKNLLSRIFVANPSRRISIKEIKNHPWFLKNLPRELTEPAQAIYYRKENPTFSLQTVEEIMKIVEEAKVPPPVSRSIGGFGWGGEEDGDEEEEDTDAEEEDEYEKRVKEAQASGEVNVS, from the exons ATGGAGAAGTACGAGCTCGTAAAGGACATAGGATCTGGGAATTTTGGTGTGGCCAGGCTCATGAGGAACAAGAACACCAAAGAGCTTGTTGCCATGAAGTACATCGAGCGTGGTcgcaag ATTGATGAGAATGTGGCCAGGGAGATTATTAACCACAGATCACTTCGCCACCCTAACATTATTCGCTTCAAGGAG GTGGTTTTGACCCGCACACATTTGGCAATTGTGATGGAGTATGCTGCTGGTGGTGAGCTATTTGAGAGAATTTGCAATGCGGGAAGGTTCAGTGAAGATGAG GCCAGGTATTTTTTCCAGCAGCTTATCTCAGGAGTCAGCTACTGTCATTCAATG CAAATATGCCATAGAGATTTGAAATTGGAAAATACATTGTTGGATGGAAGCCCAGCACCACGCCTGAAAATCTGTGATTTTGGTTACTCAAAG TCATCTTTGCTGCATTCAAGGCCCAAATCAACTGTTGGCACTCCAGCATATATTGCACCAGAGGTTCTTTCCCGACGAGAATATGATGGCAAG TTGGCGGATGTATGGTCATGTGGAGTGACTCTTTATGTTATGCTGGTGGGAGCATACCCATTTGAGGACCAGCGGGATCCAAGGAATTTCAGGAAAACTATTAAT AAAATAATGGCTGTCCAATACAAGATTCCTGATTATGTTCACATATCTCAAGATTGTAAAAATCTTCTCTCTCGCATATTTGTCGCAAATCCATCAAGG AGAATCTCCATTAAAGAGATCAAGAACCATCCGTGGTTTTTGAAGAACCTGCCAAGGGAGCTAACAGAGCCAGCTCAAGCCATCTACTACCGAAAGGAAAATCCAACTTTTTCCCTCCAAACCGTGGAAGaaatcatgaaaatagttgAGGAAGCCAAAGTTCCACCTCCGGTTTCCCGATCCATCGGAGGATTTGGCTGGGGAGGAGAAGAAGACGgtgatgaggaagaagaagacacTGATGCCGAGGAAGAAGATGAGTATGAGAAGAGAGTCAAGGAGGCACAAGCAAGTGGGGAAGTTAATGTCAGTTAA